One window from the genome of Cryptomeria japonica chromosome 6, Sugi_1.0, whole genome shotgun sequence encodes:
- the LOC131068689 gene encoding G-type lectin S-receptor-like serine/threonine-protein kinase At2g19130 → MEKGRNGIVFALTVLIIFHHCEECTADGEDTLSLGASLGGNQTLISNSVTFALGFFSPNGTSNWYIGIWYAKLAQKTIVWVANRETPAKKRPGVFKLSTQGGLGLFDAEGTSLWSVNMSNKASRAVILDSGNFVVLSGGNKSEIVWQSFDHPFDTWLPGMKIGGKKKLVCWKNSLDPAPGLFSHQMDPSGIRQFVMRWNNSVQYYDSGAWDGKRFTHIPEMSLKGSFLYSVENTTSGFYISFALSPALKVLTRFVVQKYGVFQLYALFDNTTWSVTWSQPRDQCSVYNICGAYGSCTSKNVLSCSCIEGFVPRDNRSWSLQDWSSTGCIRQIPLNCDTRNGSSDGFLVSSVTLPDNQASSYPASTKKDCEKACLHNCSCTAFTFNPPSEPCQIWSGDFPSMRNSSSQSNSDIFIRLAASALVKFDHQRPSSKRKTTVSIVGAVLGVVAALAIALCIYSFFMWRRNRLRSMQMGADSSNSFLRMFSYR, encoded by the coding sequence ATGGAAAAGGGAAGAAACGGTATAGTCTTCGCCCTTACTGTGCTAATTATATTTCACCACTGTGAGGAGTGTACTGCTGATGGGGAAGATACTCTCTCCTTGGGTGCCTCGCTAGGAGGAAATCAGACATTAATTTCAAATAGTGTAACGTTTGCATTGGGATTCTTCAGCCCAAATGGAACCTCCAACTGGTATATTGGCATCTGGTATGCTAAACTGGCACAGAAGACGATCGTTTGGGTGGCTAACAGGGAGACTCCGGCAAAGAAGAGACCCGGCGTTTTCAAGCTGTCAACACAAGGTGGTCTGGGACTGTTTGACGCAGAGGGTACGTCTCTTTGGTCGGTTAACATGTCGAACAAGGCTTCCCGGGCTGTGATATTAGATTCTGGCAATTTTGTAGTGCTGAGCGGTGGCAATAAATCTGAGATTGTTTGGCAGAGCTTCGACCATCCCTTCGATACCTGGTTGCCAGGGATGAAGATCGGCGGAAAGAAAAAGCTAGTCTGTTGGAAGAATTCATTGGATCCGGCTCCGGGGCTTTTTTCTCATCAGATGGATCCGTCGGGGATCAGACAATTTGTGATGAGATGGAACAATTCTGTACAGTACTATGATAGCGGAGCTTGGGACGGCAAACGTTTCACTCATATTCCGGAAATGTCGTTGAAAGGCTCCTTCCTTTACAGCGTTGAAAATACTACCTCTGGTTTTTATATCAGCTTTGCATTGTCTCCTGCTCTCAAAGTGCTCACACGTTTCGTCGTACAAAAATACGGAGTATTTCAATTGTATGCCTTGTTTGATAACACTACATGGAGTGTGACCTGGTCTCAGCCCAGAGATCAATGCAGCGTATATAATATCTGCGGCGCTTACGGAAGCTGCACTTCCAAAAATGTTCTGTCCTGCAGCTGCATAGAAGGCTTCGTCCCCAGAGACAATCGCTCCTGGAGTTTGCAGGATTGGTCCTCAACTGGCTGTATTCGACAGATCCCGTTAAATTGCGATACCAGAAATGGAAGCTCTGACGGATTTCTCGTCTCCAGCGTAACGTTGCCTGATAATCAAGCTTCCTCATACCCTGCATCCACAAAGAAAGATTGCGAGAAAGCGTGCCTCCACAACTGCTCCTGCACTGCTTTTACTTTCAATCCTCCATCAGAACCATGCCAAATCTGGTCTGGGGATTTTCCAAGCATGCGCAATTCTTCATCACAAAGCAATTCAGACATCTTTATTCGATTAGCTGCCTCTGCACTTGTGAAGTTTGATCATCAACGGCCATCCTCCAAACGCAAAACAACAGTAAGTATAGTGGGCGCAGTGCTCGGCGTTGTTGCTGCTCTCGCAATTGCTTTGTGTATCTATTCATTTTTTATGTGGCGGAGGAATCGGCTACGATCGATGCAAATGGGTGCAGATTCCTCCAATTCCTTTCTGAGAATGTTTAGTTATAGGTAG
- the LOC131876756 gene encoding G-type lectin S-receptor-like serine/threonine-protein kinase SD2-2: MAKLVGRDFSRVLTTMRGTRGYLAPEWLSGLPISPKVDVYSFGMTLLEIISGRRNLDTSVQDPNKHYFPSWAAAQIYEGNTVNIVEGAAVAEEADVEEVRRAILVGLLCIEKDENVRPSMGQVVRMLEGKMDPPTSQTPRDSDSDEDVITCNNVSGDAV, encoded by the coding sequence ATGGCAAAGCTTGTGGGCAGAGATTTCAGCCGCGTTCTGACCACTATGAGGGGAACGAGAGGGTACTTAGCCCCAGAGTGGCTCTCGGGTCTTCCCATCTCTCCCAAGGTTGACGTCTACAGTTTTGGTATGACACTCTTGGAAATCATTTCGGGTAGAAGAAATCTGGACACGAGCGTGCAAGATCCAAACAAGCATTACTTTCCCTCGTGGGCCGCAGCGCAGATTTACGAGGGGAACACAGTGAATATTGTGGAGGGTGCTGCAGTTGCAGAGGAGGCAGATGTAGAAGAGGTGAGAAGAGCTATTCTTGTAGGTTTGCTGTGCATTGAAAAGGATGAGAATGTGAGGCCAAGCATGGGACAAGTGGTGCGGATGCTGGAAGGGAAGATGGACCCTCCAACTTCGCAGACTCCGAGGGATAGCGATAGCGACGAGGATGTTATTACTTGCAATAATGTAAGTGGGGATGCAGTTTGA